A genomic region of Sulfobacillus acidophilus DSM 10332 contains the following coding sequences:
- a CDS encoding hypothetical protein (KEGG: afw:Anae109_3082 hypothetical protein~SPTR: Putative uncharacterized protein), with protein MNSMSWTAASLVFASAGLHVTWNHWVRHQSGRLVDVWAMVSSGGVVAAVAALVIGGTVDWARAWPYIIATGLIHTVYFRLLARVYRVRQLAEGYTASRGVGVLLTAGTAWGFGIEPWRGDHILGIGLTVLGIGLVAGRPRRYFRSGFGTIHGVGLTIAAYSLTDSLAVHWVAPDVYVALLYLGAAVGLWPAVWQEGTRAIGWPAALAAGIGSVLSYALVLWAYRLGPVASIVAIRQVAPVLATAWDGWQRRLQDPVPSRVWWGTLFVVGGAIVLVG; from the coding sequence GTGAACAGCATGAGCTGGACGGCAGCCAGCCTGGTGTTCGCGTCGGCGGGGCTTCACGTGACGTGGAACCATTGGGTTCGGCATCAATCGGGGCGATTAGTCGACGTCTGGGCTATGGTCTCGAGCGGCGGTGTGGTCGCCGCCGTGGCCGCTCTCGTCATTGGAGGAACGGTTGATTGGGCGCGGGCCTGGCCTTATATCATCGCGACCGGCCTCATTCATACCGTGTATTTTCGGTTGTTGGCCCGTGTCTACCGGGTGCGGCAGTTGGCGGAAGGCTACACCGCTTCGCGCGGCGTCGGCGTGCTGTTGACCGCGGGGACGGCTTGGGGGTTCGGGATAGAGCCATGGCGGGGAGATCATATTTTAGGTATTGGGCTGACCGTGCTGGGGATCGGATTGGTGGCGGGGCGGCCCAGGCGGTATTTCCGTTCCGGGTTCGGCACGATTCACGGGGTCGGTCTGACCATTGCCGCCTACTCGCTGACCGACAGTCTAGCCGTCCACTGGGTGGCGCCCGATGTCTATGTGGCGCTCCTGTATTTGGGGGCGGCCGTCGGTCTTTGGCCGGCGGTGTGGCAGGAAGGGACCCGCGCGATCGGGTGGCCAGCGGCGCTCGCTGCCGGAATCGGCAGCGTGTTATCGTATGCGCTGGTTTTGTGGGCGTATCGACTAGGCCCGGTGGCCTCCATCGTCGCAATTCGGCAAGTCGCCCCGGTGTTGGCTACCGCGTGGGACGGTTGGCAACGCCGACTTCAAGATCCGGTGCCTTCACGGGTCTGGTGGGGCACCCTGTTCGTCGTCGGGGGCGCTATCGTACTGGTCGGTTAG
- a CDS encoding ABC-type transporter, periplasmic subunit (PFAM: Bacterial extracellular solute-binding proteins, family 5 Middle~COGs: COG0747 ABC-type dipeptide transport system periplasmic component~InterPro IPR000914~KEGG: aac:Aaci_2261 extracellular solute-binding protein family 5~PFAM: Bacterial extracellular solute-binding protein, family 5~SPTR: Extracellular solute-binding protein family 5): MKHRTMAVASAALLGSAALLAGCGGSSTTTASTGGTPVKGGTAVIALAPQTSPNWFFPILSAAAFSDVNTQVDSMMYRPLIMFNNQDQVDYARSLVSNISYNATGTRYVLTLSSKYKWSNGQPITAQDVVFTWNVMKAASGSNAPWTYGGAGIGGVPTRWTSVTANGSNQVIVTLNQASNPNWFIHNGLGQIWPVPASVWDKYPTNMNQELSFIQSVANSPMNAVYDVVDGAYHIQSFSPNNQWVFVPNPNFGGHKSILNKVIFQYETGDSAEFAGLKTGTINFGYLPPSEWGARNELTGDVLAPTYDLGFNYLIVNMNPHAPGGLGPYFNQLYVRQALEMGVDQPAIISAVFHGQAVPEGGPVASQPKTAFTDPSLDNPLYPYNPAAGKKLLEAHGWHEVNGVMEKNGVKLAFTFLAVSGDQAQTDLQQILKQDWAQEGIQVTIEQQPFDNVISTAQQSNATKWDMADWGGGWTYQPDYYPTGGGLFATGAASNFQGYSNPTMDQLIKASYLPGTPHQTLAALFKYEEFAAKNLPVIYLPWPAAGPAGAGALIEHATSLHGTVSTFNVITDMIFPNYWYFTK, from the coding sequence ATGAAACATCGGACGATGGCCGTCGCCTCGGCGGCCTTGTTGGGTTCAGCAGCTTTGCTGGCGGGCTGTGGCGGCAGCAGTACCACCACCGCATCCACCGGCGGAACACCCGTCAAAGGCGGGACCGCGGTGATTGCGTTAGCCCCGCAGACCTCGCCCAACTGGTTTTTCCCGATTTTGTCGGCTGCGGCGTTTAGTGACGTCAACACGCAGGTCGACAGTATGATGTATCGGCCGCTGATTATGTTTAATAACCAGGACCAAGTGGACTATGCCCGCTCCTTGGTCAGTAACATCAGCTATAACGCCACCGGCACACGCTATGTCCTCACCTTGAGCTCCAAATACAAGTGGTCCAACGGCCAACCGATCACGGCTCAGGACGTGGTCTTTACCTGGAACGTGATGAAAGCGGCCAGCGGTAGCAATGCCCCCTGGACCTACGGCGGCGCCGGTATCGGCGGCGTCCCGACCCGGTGGACAAGCGTTACGGCTAACGGATCAAATCAAGTCATTGTGACGCTCAATCAAGCCTCCAACCCCAACTGGTTCATTCACAACGGACTGGGTCAGATTTGGCCGGTCCCCGCTTCCGTGTGGGATAAATATCCCACCAATATGAACCAGGAACTGTCGTTCATCCAGAGTGTGGCCAACTCGCCGATGAACGCGGTGTACGATGTGGTCGACGGGGCTTATCATATCCAATCGTTCAGTCCCAACAATCAGTGGGTCTTTGTGCCCAATCCCAATTTCGGCGGGCACAAATCCATTTTGAACAAAGTGATTTTCCAATATGAGACGGGAGACTCGGCCGAATTTGCCGGCCTCAAGACCGGTACCATTAACTTCGGCTATTTGCCGCCCTCAGAATGGGGTGCCCGTAACGAACTAACCGGGGATGTCCTTGCGCCTACCTATGATTTGGGCTTTAATTATTTAATCGTCAACATGAACCCGCATGCGCCGGGCGGTTTGGGACCGTACTTCAACCAACTGTACGTCCGACAGGCGCTGGAGATGGGGGTTGACCAGCCGGCCATCATTTCCGCGGTATTCCACGGCCAGGCCGTACCCGAAGGCGGCCCGGTGGCGTCCCAACCGAAGACCGCCTTTACCGATCCGTCTCTCGACAACCCGCTCTACCCGTACAATCCGGCTGCCGGCAAGAAGCTCCTAGAGGCTCATGGCTGGCACGAAGTGAACGGCGTGATGGAAAAGAACGGCGTCAAACTCGCGTTTACCTTCTTGGCCGTATCGGGTGACCAGGCGCAGACGGACTTGCAACAGATCCTAAAGCAAGACTGGGCGCAAGAAGGGATTCAAGTCACTATCGAACAACAGCCTTTCGACAACGTGATTAGTACGGCTCAGCAGTCGAACGCGACCAAGTGGGATATGGCCGACTGGGGTGGCGGCTGGACCTATCAACCCGACTACTACCCGACGGGTGGCGGTCTCTTTGCGACCGGGGCGGCCTCAAACTTCCAAGGGTACAGCAACCCTACCATGGACCAACTGATTAAGGCGTCTTACTTACCGGGTACCCCCCATCAAACCTTGGCGGCCCTCTTTAAATATGAAGAATTTGCCGCAAAGAATTTGCCGGTGATTTATCTGCCGTGGCCGGCGGCAGGGCCCGCAGGAGCTGGCGCATTAATCGAGCATGCCACCAGCTTACATGGCACTGTATCTACATTTAACGTGATTACCGATATGATCTTTCCTAACTACTGGTACTTTACCAAGTAG
- a CDS encoding Selenide, water dikinase (PFAM: AIR synthase related protein, N-terminal domain; AIR synthase related protein, C-terminal domain~TIGRFAM: selenium donor protein~COGs: COG0709 Selenophosphate synthase~Contains Selenocysteine~HAMAP: Selenide, water dikinase~InterPro IPR000728:IPR010918:IPR004536~KEGG: tmr:Tmar_0795 selenophosphate synthase~PFAM: AIR synthase related protein; AIR synthase related protein, C-terminal~SPTR: Selenophosphate synthase;~TIGRFAM: Selenide water dikinase~manually curated), with protein sequence MAHLRLTQMTSKSGUGCKLGPEELDHVLAGVPRSVFFDPRVLVGNETHDDAGVYQLTEDTAMVQTVDFFTPVVDDPEIFGRVAATNSISDIYAMGGTPLTALNLLAAPADKLDADVIAKMLWGGQQVMDAHRTYVLGGHSIDDPEPKMGYAVTGIVHPRHIWRNSTASPGEWLYLTKPVGSGVVIKAIKDGVATLEETEAAVQMMTTSNRDAAEAVKAAVGDPGACTDVTGFGLIGHVWEMAEGAAVAIELSLSQIPFLPGAVTYAENDRFPAGSRRNWEHFRPHVELALPDGPQVRLLGDAVTSGGLLFTVPEAKRPVIEEGFQARNLPLYRIGRVLEDTPHIRLVP encoded by the coding sequence ATGGCCCATCTACGGCTTACACAAATGACCTCCAAGTCGGGGTGAGGCTGCAAGCTCGGTCCAGAGGAGCTGGATCACGTGCTTGCGGGCGTTCCGCGTTCGGTATTTTTTGATCCCCGGGTATTAGTCGGGAATGAAACCCATGATGATGCCGGGGTCTATCAATTGACCGAGGACACCGCCATGGTGCAAACGGTGGATTTCTTTACCCCGGTGGTGGATGACCCCGAGATTTTCGGCCGGGTGGCGGCAACCAATTCGATTTCCGACATCTATGCCATGGGCGGAACGCCCCTGACGGCATTAAATCTCTTAGCGGCGCCGGCGGATAAGCTGGATGCCGACGTGATTGCCAAAATGCTGTGGGGCGGCCAGCAAGTGATGGACGCACACCGGACCTATGTGCTGGGTGGACATTCGATTGACGATCCGGAACCCAAAATGGGGTACGCGGTGACGGGAATCGTTCACCCGCGGCATATTTGGCGAAATAGCACGGCGTCGCCCGGCGAGTGGCTCTACTTGACCAAGCCGGTCGGATCGGGTGTGGTGATTAAGGCCATCAAAGATGGCGTCGCGACTTTGGAGGAAACCGAAGCGGCCGTCCAGATGATGACGACATCGAACCGCGACGCGGCGGAAGCCGTTAAGGCGGCGGTCGGCGATCCCGGGGCTTGTACGGATGTCACGGGATTCGGATTGATTGGCCACGTTTGGGAAATGGCCGAAGGAGCGGCGGTAGCTATCGAACTCTCCTTATCGCAGATTCCGTTTTTGCCGGGGGCCGTCACCTACGCCGAAAATGATCGATTTCCCGCCGGAAGCCGGCGCAATTGGGAACATTTTCGGCCGCATGTGGAATTGGCGTTGCCGGATGGACCTCAGGTCCGGCTGTTAGGAGATGCGGTGACATCGGGGGGGTTGTTGTTCACCGTCCCCGAGGCCAAACGGCCGGTCATCGAAGAGGGGTTTCAGGCCAGAAACCTCCCATTATATCGTATCGGCCGGGTGCTGGAGGACACGCCGCATATCCGATTAGTGCCCTAG
- a CDS encoding Amidase (PFAM: Amidase~COGs: COG0154 Asp-tRNAAsn/Glu-tRNAGln amidotransferase A subunit and related amidase~InterPro IPR000120~KEGG: bbe:BBR47_25460 amidase~PFAM: Amidase~PRIAM: Amidase~SPTR: Putative amidase), which translates to MSSFSDMDWAYTDTATLQAALSEGRITSEELVTYYVTRITQIDEAGPHINSIAEINPDALAEAWALDRERRRYGPRSPLHGIPVLIKDNIATGDRMHTTAGSWALADHYAPRDAHLVTRLRQAGALLLGKTQLTEWANFISDHMPNGFSSRGGQVLNPYGPGVLDPGGSSSGSGAALAGGLAPLTVGTETSGSILSPATQNGVVGIKPTVGLISRTGIVPIAWSQDTAGPMARRVGDAAALLTVLAGEDAEDPATRGISRPTDYTRFVTDQGLKGARIGWPRAYWDQAADWQRILGDTMADNLRRESAEIVEVDLPRSPDDEDYTVLIYEFKPALNAFLAKWGPRHLSSLEAVMAFNARYPDRCLQYGQAIFEAAAKTTGSLKEPAYWQARLRDRRQSRQEGIDRVLTFHQLDALIFPGAEGAALAAKAGYPSIALPIGYGPTGAPFGVSWTASAWSEPRLIALASSYEAHYPAQQKPTFDFLPT; encoded by the coding sequence ATGTCGTCATTTTCCGATATGGACTGGGCTTATACGGATACGGCCACGCTTCAGGCCGCGCTCTCCGAAGGCCGGATCACCAGCGAAGAGTTGGTCACCTATTATGTGACACGCATAACCCAAATCGATGAAGCCGGTCCCCACATAAACAGTATCGCCGAAATCAATCCGGACGCTTTGGCGGAAGCCTGGGCGCTCGACCGGGAACGTCGGCGTTATGGTCCACGAAGTCCTTTACATGGTATCCCCGTGCTGATAAAAGACAATATCGCGACCGGGGATCGCATGCACACGACCGCCGGCTCCTGGGCGTTGGCCGACCACTATGCACCGCGGGACGCGCATCTCGTCACCCGTCTCCGGCAAGCCGGCGCGCTCCTCCTCGGCAAAACCCAATTAACCGAGTGGGCCAACTTTATCAGCGATCATATGCCTAACGGCTTTAGCAGCCGAGGGGGCCAAGTCCTCAACCCGTATGGGCCGGGCGTACTGGATCCCGGCGGCTCCAGCTCGGGTTCGGGAGCCGCCTTGGCCGGCGGCTTGGCCCCGTTGACGGTCGGCACGGAAACCTCCGGATCCATTTTGAGTCCGGCGACCCAAAACGGCGTGGTCGGCATCAAACCCACCGTCGGGTTAATTAGCCGAACCGGTATTGTTCCGATTGCCTGGAGTCAAGATACCGCCGGCCCCATGGCCCGTCGAGTCGGCGATGCCGCCGCCCTGCTGACCGTGTTAGCCGGCGAGGACGCCGAAGATCCGGCTACGCGAGGCATTTCCCGTCCTACCGATTATACCCGCTTCGTCACCGACCAAGGGCTCAAAGGGGCCCGCATCGGCTGGCCCCGGGCCTATTGGGACCAAGCCGCCGACTGGCAACGGATCCTGGGAGATACGATGGCCGACAATCTCCGGCGTGAATCGGCCGAGATCGTCGAGGTCGATTTGCCCCGCTCCCCCGACGACGAAGATTATACGGTCTTAATCTATGAGTTTAAGCCGGCGTTAAACGCCTTTTTAGCCAAGTGGGGTCCTCGCCATCTCTCCTCCTTAGAGGCCGTGATGGCCTTTAACGCACGGTATCCCGACCGGTGTCTGCAATACGGCCAAGCCATTTTTGAGGCCGCCGCCAAAACCACCGGCAGCTTGAAAGAACCCGCCTACTGGCAAGCGCGTTTGCGTGATCGGCGTCAAAGTCGCCAAGAAGGCATTGACCGGGTGCTGACCTTTCATCAGTTGGACGCCCTGATTTTTCCGGGTGCCGAAGGGGCCGCCTTGGCGGCCAAGGCCGGCTATCCGTCTATTGCCCTACCGATCGGCTACGGACCGACAGGGGCGCCTTTCGGCGTCAGCTGGACCGCCTCGGCTTGGAGCGAACCCCGTCTCATTGCGCTCGCGTCCAGCTACGAAGCCCATTATCCTGCCCAACAAAAGCCGACGTTCGATTTCCTGCCCACATAG
- a CDS encoding Protein of unknown function DUF318, transmembrane (PFAM: Predicted permease~COGs: COG0701 permease~InterPro IPR005524~KEGG: clj:CLJU_c27860 putative permease~PFAM: Protein of unknown function DUF318, transmembrane~SPTR: Membrane protein, putative), producing MSMPLAPNPASRRTGWAAGLFIAIFVLGVFYAKWDPYYLKAFYVASHHTLGASIVTGHHPGAPPVGLSAAIHYTVAYFKDIWIALVVGLLVGAGVQTLLPTDWLMRILGRRSVASRGIALAAAVPSMMCTCCSAPIAVSLAKRQVSYGAILAYWLGNPVLNPATIIFMGFVLGWNWALYRIVMGLLLVGTAAWLGDRWGKANDLEAPPPVVDSEPPSFGRFLRVLGKLAAGLLPEYLVIVALLGATRAWLFPAMSPALGHSLGLMLILAVAGTLFVIPTAGEIPIVQTLMGYGLGIGSAATLMMVLPAISLPSMAMVGQGLPKKLLLTIALLVVLMGILTGLLAPLVL from the coding sequence ATGTCAATGCCTTTAGCCCCAAATCCGGCTTCTCGCCGAACCGGCTGGGCCGCGGGCCTTTTTATCGCGATTTTTGTCCTCGGGGTCTTTTACGCCAAATGGGATCCCTATTATTTGAAGGCATTCTATGTGGCCAGCCATCATACCCTGGGAGCCAGTATCGTGACCGGGCATCACCCTGGTGCGCCGCCGGTAGGCCTTTCGGCCGCTATCCATTATACGGTGGCTTATTTTAAAGATATTTGGATCGCGTTAGTGGTGGGTCTCTTGGTCGGAGCCGGTGTGCAGACGCTGTTGCCGACGGATTGGCTGATGCGCATTTTGGGCCGGCGATCCGTCGCCAGCCGCGGGATTGCCTTAGCCGCGGCGGTGCCTTCGATGATGTGTACGTGTTGCAGCGCGCCCATTGCGGTGAGTTTAGCCAAGCGACAGGTTTCGTATGGCGCGATATTGGCCTATTGGTTGGGAAATCCCGTATTGAATCCGGCAACGATCATTTTTATGGGATTCGTGTTGGGCTGGAATTGGGCATTATATCGCATCGTGATGGGTCTTTTATTGGTCGGAACGGCAGCTTGGCTGGGCGACCGATGGGGAAAGGCGAATGATTTAGAAGCCCCGCCGCCAGTGGTCGATTCCGAACCGCCCTCTTTCGGTCGGTTCTTGCGCGTGCTTGGGAAACTGGCAGCCGGGCTTTTGCCGGAATACCTGGTCATTGTGGCCCTTTTGGGGGCAACCCGGGCCTGGCTCTTTCCGGCCATGTCACCCGCTTTGGGCCATAGTCTTGGTCTGATGCTCATTTTAGCCGTGGCGGGTACGTTATTTGTCATTCCCACCGCCGGCGAGATTCCCATCGTTCAAACCCTGATGGGATATGGGTTGGGGATTGGTTCGGCGGCCACCTTAATGATGGTGTTGCCGGCGATCAGCTTGCCGTCCATGGCGATGGTCGGGCAAGGATTACCCAAAAAGCTTTTGCTGACGATTGCCCTCCTGGTCGTGCTGATGGGGATACTTACCGGGCTTTTGGCTCCTCTCGTTCTTTAA
- a CDS encoding transcriptional regulator, LysR family (PFAM: LysR substrate binding domain; Bacterial regulatory helix-turn-helix protein, lysR family~COGs: COG0583 Transcriptional regulator~InterPro IPR000847:IPR005119~KEGG: adg:Adeg_2080 transcriptional regulator, LysR family~PFAM: LysR, substrate-binding; HTH transcriptional regulator, LysR~SPTR: Transcriptional regulator, LysR family) → MTLEDLKLFMAVARQRSVTAAARQVAMSQPNASRRLKALEEEIGRPLLQRDTLPLTLTPTGVLFLEFAESVTRQYHELRRLMDSDRSLIGTVRIASSTSPAVSLVPNLLADFQLQYPGVRFVLSEMSSQAVEAQLLAGDAHVGFMGIKPAHVGLRAVPVAADEILLLAPDKKPYRDLPSPVAWDDVTTFPFIGRKSGSGTWHVALERIRQAGHSTRLRIVLEVDSAAAVIDAVASGLGVGFVSQSLLEARPTPHTISRSLLGVDLRRPFYLVTQPTRLEHHLAAQSFVGAVRRKALTDQYDSAPDDEQGAPPDP, encoded by the coding sequence ATGACCCTGGAAGATCTGAAATTGTTTATGGCGGTTGCCCGCCAACGAAGTGTCACGGCGGCCGCCCGCCAGGTCGCCATGAGTCAGCCCAACGCCAGTCGCCGCCTGAAGGCGTTAGAAGAAGAAATTGGGCGCCCGCTGTTACAGCGGGATACGTTACCGCTGACGCTTACCCCGACGGGTGTCCTGTTTCTCGAATTCGCGGAATCCGTTACCCGACAATATCACGAACTCCGGCGATTAATGGACTCGGACCGTTCGCTCATCGGCACCGTGCGGATTGCCAGCAGTACCAGTCCCGCCGTCAGTCTGGTGCCCAACCTGTTGGCCGATTTTCAACTCCAATATCCGGGGGTCCGGTTTGTCCTGTCGGAAATGTCTTCACAGGCGGTAGAAGCCCAATTGTTGGCCGGTGACGCCCACGTCGGTTTTATGGGGATAAAACCCGCCCACGTCGGTTTGAGGGCCGTCCCGGTGGCCGCCGACGAAATTTTATTGTTGGCCCCGGATAAAAAGCCGTATCGGGACCTCCCTTCGCCGGTGGCTTGGGACGACGTGACGACCTTCCCCTTTATCGGCCGCAAATCTGGCTCCGGCACATGGCACGTCGCCCTCGAGCGGATTCGTCAAGCAGGGCATTCTACCCGCTTACGCATCGTATTGGAAGTCGACAGTGCCGCCGCCGTGATTGACGCGGTCGCGTCCGGTCTTGGAGTCGGATTCGTGTCCCAAAGTCTGTTGGAGGCTCGTCCGACTCCCCATACCATTTCCCGCTCGTTGCTGGGGGTCGATCTGCGGCGCCCGTTTTATTTGGTCACCCAACCGACGCGGTTGGAACATCATCTGGCCGCCCAATCGTTTGTCGGTGCGGTCCGCCGAAAAGCCCTAACCGACCAGTACGATAGCGCCCCCGACGACGAACAGGGTGCCCCACCAGACCCGTGA